Proteins from a genomic interval of Plasmodium reichenowi strain SY57 chromosome 11, whole genome shotgun sequence:
- a CDS encoding hypothetical protein (conserved Plasmodium protein, unknown function): MENLNEHDEQNIEMSTSIIKNLDIPLLIKKQLNLRDLRRKNKDLSTKNADIRKFLNEKENYFSFKEKVYNENREKLNKEYEQAMNDNYDRQTILEEKIKNKEKKIKEYDLEIKRFKEQIGDMHNRIKKATHESEEKEKCLSFLSKFKETSIEFVQLDMFDRLETIFNSREFIRRKQEKLKSKINIIKDKIKNMEEKNNLTLTNKEGEYKTLVHTSESVMKKEKDLEEQLKENINEHNKKALLLNKIISCIDNFLSRFSTFLPELRHYNIKKDEDKTSLDKKNKPQDIMEDTQFMDTANFNILEEDILKKLDYIYKYIKDTIYIINKAKKEISLKDDNYMEAMKNNLDENIEFLTYNGNIKGKN, encoded by the exons atggaaaatcTAAATGAACATGACGAACAAAATATAGAAATGTCTACATCCATCATTAAAAATCTTGATATTcctttattaataaaaaaacagTTGAATTTAAGA GATTTAAGACGTAAGAATAAAGATTTAAGTACAAAAAATGCTGATATTCGAAAGTTCCTTAATGAAAAAGAGAATTACTTCAG TTTTAAGGAAAAAGTTTACAATGAAAATAGGGAAAAgttaaataaagaatatgaaCAAGCCATGAAT GATAATTATGATAGACAAACAATtttagaagaaaaaataaaaaacaaagaaaaaaaaattaaagaatatGATTTAGAAATTAAAAGGTTTAAAGAGCAAATTGGAGATATGCACAATAGAATAAAAAAGGCTACACACGAAAGTGAAGAAA AAGAAAAGTGTCTTAGTTTTTTGAGCAAGTTTAAAGAAACGTCGATCGAATTTGTACAATTAGATATGTTTGATAGGTTGGAAACAATATTTAATTCGAGAGAATTCATAAGAAGGAAACAGGAGAAATTAAAAAgcaaaataaatattataaaggataaaataaaaaatatggaagagaaaaataatttaacaCTAACa AATAAAGAAGGTGAATATAAAACTCTTGTCCATACCTCCGAATCGGTTATGAAAAAAGAGAAAGATTTAGAAGAGCAACtgaaagaaaatataaatgaacataataaaaaggctctattattaaataaaataatttcatGCATTGATAACTTTTTAAGTCGTTTCTCTACATTTCTTCCTGAATTAAgacattataatattaaaaaggaTGAAGATAAAAC GAGTTTGGACAAGAAAAATAAACCTCAAGATATTATGGAAGATACACAATTTATGGACACTGcaaattttaatatattagaagaa GATATTCTTAAGAAATTggattatatatataaatatataaaagataccatatatataataaataaggCGAAAAAAGAGATATCCTTAAAAgatgataattatatggAAGCCATGAAAAACAACTTAG atgaaaatattgaatttttaacatacaatggaaatattaaaggaaaaaattaG
- a CDS encoding DNA helicase, putative: MKRKSVHIRRNIIKAQNTLEKFGIFKKVNILKKSRDAEKDNEKENENVKNIDKNHIKENEMIFIKKEKCDDEEMECIKEKRNLYYANEKDVIRIKRERCHDKEENEKRNDNIIKTEHELENDILSSSSINIKMEIGKIENNECINEQEKKKKNDNKNKEINKSNNNNLPLHKIYEPIYKEDFISEIRSKKNPLITKILDEDLNFNLILCGPPGSGKSSLVNVIRNKTNNCFISLFHLNNLNNELRKVYDKSVINYKISKKKSILCIKDINRLNKSQQENLLLILKKGYFYLLATCLFNPMNILNASLSSRCLYLYLNSYEKTELELIIKRITDKLDIQIEEDALNLIMNHSCGDARVAINIIDFAVQRMDKQNLLIQQKSIVSQNVVGSLEEGKQDNNSVQFIKQKKCDTYNDDNNNNNIKDNDDNNNNIKDNDDNNNIIKDNDDNNNIIKDNNDNNDNNNNNNNNNNNSKGNNDDDYNNNNNEQHHINFNYSNDKLCETDPLCQNSIKKKVIKLNHIKEILQNFPSNDNKLDHYNFISGLHKSIRAGNVKAAILYLMKSLKNGEDPIYICRRLIRIASEDIGLANHDVLSICINTHYACKAIGMPECQTSLIYAVMVLCKSAKSNYIYLVENTAKQICNEYNFDVPFHLRNSSNKYIYTNQPEILSYDEHVNKYKDAQKYIPDYLENLELFPEI; the protein is encoded by the coding sequence ATGAAGAGAAAATCAGTTCATATAAGAaggaatattataaaagcTCAGAATACGTTGGAAAAATTTGGTATTTTCAAAAAGgtgaatatattaaagaaaagTAGAGATGCTGAAAAggataatgaaaaagaaaatgagaatgtgaaaaatattgacaagaatcatataaaagaaaatgaaatgatttttataaaaaaagaaaaatgtgACGATGAAGAAATGGAATGCAtcaaagaaaaaagaaatttatattatgcTAATGAAAAGGATgtaataagaataaaaagaGAAAGATGTCATgataaagaagaaaatgaaaaaagaaatgataatattataaaaacgGAACATGAATtagaaaatgatatattatcatcttcatctattaatataaaaatggaaattgggaaaatagaaaataatgaatgtataaatgaacaagaaaaaaaaaaaaaaaatgataataaaaataaagagataaataaaagtaataataataatttacctttacataaaatatatgaaccaatatataaagaagaTTTTATTAGTGAAATTAGAAGTAAAAAGAATCCattaataacaaaaatattagacgaagatttaaattttaatttaattttatgtGGACCTCCAGGTTCAGGAAAATCATCATTAGTTAATGTTATTAgaaataaaacaaataattgttttatatcattatttcatttaaataatttaaataatgaattaaGAAAAGTATATGATAAGTCAgttataaattataaaatatcaaaaaaaaaatctattttatgtataaaagatataaatagattaaataaaagtcaacaagaaaatttattattaatattaaaaaagggttatttctatttattAGCAACATGTTTATTTAATCCTATGAATATACTTAATGCATCATTAAGTTCACGATGtttatatctatatttgAATTCATATGAAAAAACAGAATTAgaattaattattaaaaggATAACGGATAAATTGGATATACAAATAGAGGAAGATGctttaaatttaattatgaATCATTCTTGTGGTGATGCAAGGGTAGcaataaatattatagatTTTGCTGTTCAAAGAATGGACAAACAAAATCTGCTTATACAACAAAAGAGTATTGTATCTCAAAACGTGGTAGGTAGTTTAGAAGAAGGAAAACAGGATAATAATTCTGTTCAATTTATTAAGCAAAAGAAGTGTGATActtataatgatgataataataataataatattaaagataatgatgataataataataatattaaagataatgatgataataataatattattaaagataatgatgataataataatattattaaagataataatgataataatgataataataataataataataataataataataatagtaaaggtaataatgatgatgattataataataataataatgaacaGCACCACATAAATTTCAATTATAGTAACGATAAGCTATGTGAGACAGATCCATTATGTCAAAATTctattaaaaagaaagtTATAAAACttaatcatataaaagaaattttaCAGAATTTTCCATctaatgataataaattagatcattacaattttatttcaGGATTACATAAAAGTATTAGAGCTGGGAATGTCAAGGCAGCTATTTTATATCTAATGAaatcattaaaaaatgGAGAAGAtccaatatatatatgtagaaGATTAATAAGAATCGCATCAGAAGATATAGGATTAGCTAACCATGATGTCTTATctatatgtattaatacACATTATGCATGCAAAGCTATAGGAATGCCTGAATGTCAAAcatcattaatatatgcTGTTATGGTTTTATGTAAATCTGCTAAaagtaattatatatatctcGTGGAAAATACTGCAAAACAAATATGTAACGAATATAATTTCGATGTACCTTTTCATTTAAGAAATAGctcaaataaatatatatacactAATCAACCTGAAATTTTATCATATGATGAACACgtgaataaatataaggATGCTCAGAAGTATATACCAGACTATTTGGAAAACTTAGAACTCTTCCCAGAAATATGa
- a CDS encoding hypothetical protein (conserved Plasmodium protein, unknown function) gives MDHKKIIFKKKGKEKLNKKTFDVSPNYVKLFVIPDECLINLIDKFINNVFDEENYIHTTKKMKTNKKCIITNLLEAQKKFFECKMIENPLFHYNINDDELNVIYNKCNRNKIHFNLFYEARRILELVKVNYKTYDNYENIIFNNENININKKKTFLTRYEVKNYIIKYLQNSGIKHNVQIEFKENLISAIQIFKKNNSYYIQLQCHDMTRQKIRALCNHEIGTHLLRMINHHYNELQKFGINNICNVTEEGLAVINSMYSLKKKKNHLYLISPALKYLAVCLGNFYSFSKLYRFLNNFVIDKNKCFKICARVKRGLTDTSLPGSVYHDQLYFIGSYSILKWFKNIDFPLLYSGNIGLSYLNTISKYVNTKNNLLPYFLANQKKVNSYMKFLENVSYINGITPEKCAFIQNGKILKNIKNKNININKNININKNIKI, from the coding sequence ATGgatcataaaaaaataatatttaaaaaaaaaggaaaagaaaaattgAATAAGAAAACATTTGATGTGTCACCAAATTATGTAAAGTTATTTGTAATACCAGATGAAtgtttaataaatttaatagataaatttattaacaACGTGTTTGACGAGGagaattatatacataccacaaaaaagatgaaaacaaataaaaaatgcATAATCACGAATTTATTAGAAGCACAAAAGAAATTTTTTGAATGTAAAATGATTGAAAATCCACTATTccattataatattaatgatgatgagttaaatgttatttataataaatgtaatagaaataaaattcattttaatttattttatgaagCAAGAAGAATATTAGAACTTGTTAAAGtaaattataaaacatatgataattatgaaaacatcatatttaataatgaaaatataaatataaataaaaaaaaaacatttttaacAAGATATGAagtaaaaaattatatcataaaatatCTACAAAATAGTGGAATTAAACACAACGTTCAGATTgaatttaaagaaaatcTTATATCAGCTATCcaaatattcaaaaaaaataattcatattatatacagTTACAATGTCATGATATGACAAGACAAAAAATACGTGCTTTATGTAATCATGAAATAGGAACACACTTATTAAGAATGATTaatcatcattataatgaattacaaaaatttggtattaataatatatgtaatgtAACCGAAGAAGGTTTAGCTGTTATTAATTCAATGtattcattaaaaaaaaaaaaaaatcatttaTATCTTATATCTCCAGCATTGAAATATTTAGCCGTATGTTTAGGAAATTTCTATAGCTTTTCAAAATTATACAGGTTTTTAAACAACTTTGTaatagataaaaataaatgttttaAGATATGTGCAAGAGTTAAGAGAGGATTAACAGATACATCTTTACCAGGAAGTGTATATCATGAtcaattatattttataggTTCATATAGTATATTAAAATggtttaaaaatattgattttcctttattatattcagGAAATATAGGTTTATCTTATTTAAATACTATATCCAAATATgttaatacaaaaaataatttattacCATATTTTCTCGCTaatcaaaaaaaagtgAATTCTTATATGAAATTCTTAGAGAACGTTTCTTATATTAATGGAATAACACCAGAAAAATGTGCATTCATACAAAATGGGAAAATActgaaaaatataaaaaataaaaatataaatataaataaaaatataaatataaataaaaatataaaaatataa
- a CDS encoding hypothetical protein (conserved Plasmodium protein, unknown function) yields MKIYDSFHKTINDHLHILNDRKVLDREKKMNSLNNIYDMISNFFNSSNNEEKENFCTFFLENLYDPLNILINDEFDECRIFVLKIYFLIEKNLNNLLLDNILFKKLKNEDNFVFICTSRLKEDENNKIIEEKEDIRLKIVQFLYTILSRHKNMYQQSSTIILNIFIYLEHILSALSILLKDPYPLLKKQTCQLLYELNIQKETKEEYNKIYKDLLTNLLGSLHVRKNDTREVIIKCLKIITCIKTNRNSLHTVIECFKKLCRTNISNNVIHEMINCIEMWILNIKDLNNVEKAKLIFIIFLCMNLKIVPCTIKRCYDVIENVCNDLYKQNTNNRDHLKNNEHILLYTFKNCGKSEKSNYEEEYNKLLNIEKIEDIYDIFFKNINYIFTFSLNKISNNVHNFFCEIKKELYYEIISYEKSCLFHSNEELFGIITLFLLLTHKNSFFFIKHILSFIYKSYISFKYLNYPSTPLLIDDLLFVLLENIKYQHEQNYSYQYESLLYLSKQVYVILICGYLMPIELCIIEIAKMIFDENDVERILTKFYLFNDENENYKEFSSNIIETKNHNIEEMNEKFVQEKKINNKHNNYNNNINNNNEYIFLNKNFQTYLQKCYNDLRKQANQPFIIEGACSDKEKKHEFYSNDHLLIHNKNNDIGNNTNIIINKIDERKLNSIFFQYRNVEDKNIRQTDEKNIKQTDEKNIRQTDEKNIKENDEKNIKQIDGKNIKQIDGKNIKENDEKNIKENDEKNIKENDEKNIKENDEKNIKENDGKNIKENDEKNIKENDEKNIKENDEKNIKENDEKNIKENDEKNIICYSLNEYDKNTSIIYQNKKILLIILSQILGGYYVKKYSQNNKKEHVFNEECINFLFYLIHENIIYENNDSYPYILITLKHVIHIIEKECKKYTNILFHFLIILQTNPNFCSHTQINNLMEEIEKYGETKKIYFYNYEYYNFIKNINSIINLNDFNNFKYHIDMLNILLCNISNDILNKYSKELMNFFYLIINKELNSLIKLEFLLFLNLFILRKKNVSTFFLKNGKDILKNILLPLCTWKAGLSEAQTRKSVLFCIRELFINNVLHVDIFKNNILIQNLICVLKSQIDDTWNHENREISIYICSYIVKYVTNNNIILDLLDYLIKLLDDSNISIRICTTTGIHSIFQNKNLVLSKEKCEYIFPLLLLHMDDDYEDVSKNIFSILKIAKGIDKDTFIKHAKNSSECSHHAKSYKNLLMNEV; encoded by the exons ATGAAAATTTATGATTCTTTCCATAAAACCATAAATGATCACCTACACATTTTGAATGATAGAAAAGTATTGGAtagggaaaaaaaaatgaattccttaaataatatttacgATATGATATCCAACTTTTTTAATAGCAGcaataatgaagaaaaagaaaatttttgtacatttttccttgaaaatttatatgatccattaaatattttgataaatGACGAATTCGATGAATGCAGAATATTTGTTCTAAAGATTTATTTCTTGATTGAAAagaatttaaataatttattgctagataatattttatttaaaaagttaaaaaatgaagacaattttgtatttatatgtacaaGTCGATTGAAAGAAGATGaaaacaataaaattattgaagaaaaagaagatataCGATTAAAAATTGttcaatttttatatactaTTCTTAGTAGACATAAGAACATGTATCAACAATCATCtacaattatattaaatatttttatatatcttgAGCATATTTTGTCAGCTTTATCAATTCTCCTTAAAGATCCATATCCATTACttaaaaaacaaacatGCCAATTATTGTATGAATTGAATATACAAAAGGAAACAAAGGAGGAATATAACAAA ATTTATAAAGACCTATTAACAAATTTGTTAGGCAGTCTCCACGTCAGAAAAAATGATACTCGCGAG gttattattaaatgCTTAAAAATCATTACATGTATAAAGACCAATAGAAATTCTCTCCATACTGTAATAgaatgttttaaaaaattgtGCAGAACAAACATAAGTAATAATGTTATTCATGAAATGATTAACTGTATCGAGATGTGgattttaaatattaaagatTTAAATAATGTGGAAAAGGCCAaacttatatttataattttcctATGTATGAATTTGAAGATTGTTCCTTGTACTATTAAAAGATGTTATGATGTTATCGAAAATGTATGtaatgatttatataaacaaaatacaaataatagggaccatttgaaaaataacgaacatatattattatatacatttaaaaattgtGGAAAAAGTGAAAAAAGTAATTATgaagaagaatataataaactattaaatattgaaaaaatagaaGATATATACgacattttttttaaaaatataaattatatttttacattttcattgaataaaatatcaaacaatgttcataattttttttgtgaaataaaaaaagaattatattatgaaatcATAAGTTATGAAAAAAGTTGTTTGTTTCATAGTAATGAAGAACTTTTTGGTATTAttactttatttttattattgaCACATAAGaatagttttttttttattaaacatattctatcattcatatataaatcttATATATCATTCAAGTATTTGAACTACCCCTCAACCCCATTATTAATAgatgatttattatttgtattacttgaaaatataaaatatcaacatgaacaaaattattCTTATCAATATGAATcgttattatatttaagtAAACAAGTCTATgtaattttaatatgtgGATATTTAATGCCTATCGAATTATGTATTATCGAAATAGCTAAAATGATATTTGATGAAAATGATGTTGAAAGGATACTCACAAAATTTTATCTATTTAATGATGAAAACGAGAATTATAAAGAATTCAGTTCAAATATAATAGAGACaaaaaatcataatatagaagagatgaatgaaaaatttgtgcaagaaaaaaaaatcaataataaacataataactataataataatattaataataataatgaatatatttttcttaacAAAAACTTTCAAACATATCTACAAAAGTGTTATAATGATCTAAGGAAACAAGCGAATCAACCCTTTATTATAGAAGGAGCTTGTAgtgataaagaaaaaaaacacgAATTTTATTCAAACGATCATTTActtatacataataaaaataatgatataggtaacaatacaaatattataataaataaaatagatGAAAGAAAACTAAACTCTATATTTTTCCAATATAGGAATGTTGAagacaaaaatataagacaaactgatgaaaaaaatataaaacaaactgatgaaaaaaatataagacaaactgatgaaaaaaatataaaagaaaatgatgaaaaaaatataaaacaaattgatggaaaaaatataaaacaaattgatggaaaaaatataaaagaaaatgatgaaaaaaatataaaagaaaatgatgaaaaaaatataaaagaaaatgatgaaaaaaatataaaagaaaatgatgaaaaaaatataaaagaaaatgatggaaaaaatataaaagaaaatgatgaaaaaaatataaaagaaaacgatgaaaaaaatataaaagaaaatgatgaaaaaaatataaaagaaaatgatgaaaaaaatataaaagaaaatgatgaaaaaaatataatttgttattctttaaatgaatatgataagaatacatctattatttatcaaaataaaaaaattcttcTTATAATACTTTCTCAAATATTAGGTGGCTATTAcgtaaaaaaatattcacaaaataataaaaaggaacATGTATTCAATGAAGaatgtataaattttcttttttatctaatacatgaaaatataatatatgaaaacAATGATTCTTATCCATACATATTAATCACATTAAAACATgtaatacatataattgaaaaggaatgtaaaaaatatactaatattttatttcactttttaataattttacaaACTAATCCTAATTTTTGTTCTCATACtcaaattaataatttaatggaagaaatagaaaaatatggtgaaacaaaaaagatttatttttataattatgaatattataattttataaaaaatattaacagTATAATTAATCTAAATGATttcaataattttaaatatcatattgatatgttaaatatacttttatgtaatataagTAATGATATACTTAATAAATACTCAAAAGAACtaatgaattttttttatttaataattaataaagaattaaattCATTGATTAAACTAgaattcttattatttttaaatttatttattttaagaaaaaaaaatgtatctactttttttttaaaaaacggaaaggatatattaaaaaatatattgttacCATTATGTACTTGGAAAGCTGGCTTAAGTGAAGCACAAACAAGAAAAAGCGTCTTATTTTGTATAAgagaattatttattaataatgtattacatgtagatatatttaaaaataatatattaatacaaaatTTAATATGTGTTCTTAAATCTCAAATAGATGATACATGGAATCATGAAAATAGAGaaatatctatatatatatgttcatatattgtaaaatatgtaacaaataataacatCATATTAGATTTATTAGATTAtctaataaaattattagaTGATTCAAATATTTCTATACGTATATGTACGACAACAGGTATACACTCcatttttcaaaataaaaacttGGTATTATCTAAAGAAAAGtgtgaatatatttttcctcTTCTTCTCTTACATATGGATGATGATTACGAAGATGTtagtaaaaatattttttctatacTAAAGATAGCAAAAGGGATTGACAAGGACACATTCATTAAG CATGCCAAGAATTCATCAGAATGTTCACACCACGCAAAGTCATATAAAAATCTTTTGATGAATGAAGTTTGA